The region TTACATTCAGATACGGGATGAGTGTCGGGTGTGCGAGCATGTGTCGGAAGGGGTTGCACCACGGTTCTTCCCAGTGGAGCATACCGCCGAGTTCGCCTCTCCCTTGCTCACCTTTTAATTCTGGCGAACCGCCATCAAGTGCCTGATCGCGGGGACGGACACGCCCCTGATCACTGTGTTTGTCAATTGCTGCGTTGGCGAGGGCTACCTCTTCGGGTGTTAGCACATTCTTGATAACAAGGTAACCGTTCAGATCAAATAGATATTTTTCCTCAGCGTTCATGTTCGATTTCCTCCACCTTGTTTCATCAAATAAGGTTCGTGCGGTTGGAAACCGCACCTACCACTACTACACAGCGTAAGCGACAGAGCCGTCCTCACGCAAAAGTGTCGTGCCGGTATTCATCGGCTGATATGGGGTTTCCTCGATTAAACTATCGTCCAACTCAATACCCAGACCTGGAGCTTCAGGGATCGGAATATAACCGCCTTCTCGCTGATACGCTACTTTATAGACAGCGAATTTCTCAGATTCATCTGCCTTCGTATATTCTTGTGTGATGAAGTTCGGGATACTCGTATCTAAATGCAGCGACGCAGCAGTAATGAGCGGTCCCAAGAAGTTATGTGTAACAACTGCGCTGTGATATGCCTCAGCAAGTGCGGCGATTTTCTTGCACTGTGTTATACCGCCTGCCAGACCGACATCCGGACGCACGTATTGTGGTCCACCTGCTTCAAGAAGTTCACGGAATTCCCAGATACTTACATTGCGTTCACCGACAGCAAGGGGTGTTGTCATCCGTTTCGCTAATTCCGCTTGCGTTGCGATAGTGTCTATCTGAATCGGGTCTTCAATGAAATAGAGATTAAACGGTGCCAACGCCGATTCTAAGACAATACTATTCATCGGTGTCAGTTTCCGATGTACTTCAACAATTAGATCAAGGTCGGGTCCACCACCTTCACGCGCAGCGGCAACGATATCGCGTGCCGTCTTGACGAGCCGATCGACTCCCATATCTTGGAAGCCGCCGACCAAGGGATCAAACTTGAGTGCCGTGAAACCCTCTTCAACAGCCGCTTTCGCTGCTTCATACATTGTTTCGGGTGTG is a window of Candidatus Poribacteria bacterium DNA encoding:
- a CDS encoding mandelate racemase/muconate lactonizing enzyme family protein codes for the protein MKIDKIESFFIGNGYVIRIHTDTGISGVGQTACWGYPEAVDSIVSTFKKYLIGQNPLRIEHHWQYLYRMGPFRGTALSGAISAVDIALWDIKGKHFGVPIWELLGGNCRDKIRLHLLGGGSTPETMYEAAKAAVEEGFTALKFDPLVGGFQDMGVDRLVKTARDIVAAAREGGGPDLDLIVEVHRKLTPMNSIVLESALAPFNLYFIEDPIQIDTIATQAELAKRMTTPLAVGERNVSIWEFRELLEAGGPQYVRPDVGLAGGITQCKKIAALAEAYHSAVVTHNFLGPLITAASLHLDTSIPNFITQEYTKADESEKFAVYKVAYQREGGYIPIPEAPGLGIELDDSLIEETPYQPMNTGTTLLREDGSVAYAV